A genomic segment from Phycisphaerae bacterium encodes:
- a CDS encoding glycosyltransferase, whose amino-acid sequence MAVAPIVMISSYPPRQCGIGTFCEEAREFIQRQVPDRPVIVISHTDGQGEGVIPLIDMSQRTWWKPVAEKVRELQPYVVHIEHEYGLYEYHDDRGISDNNEGFLDLLDSINDVPTVVEPHTVHGRLTDREAEFLYDMCERADVVLFKCSYQKWRLDWNFMSRGWRAPKNIMIVPHGARADRYWPEEEIPRLKRELGLDKTHLSDHLVGLVGWIQSNKRWDILTSMWEQIVKEIKARTGEKWDLLAAGTWRDPNHLPDYQKYKEHIQLLEKRGMAHYFEFVPRGEIYYKVMAVCDIIVLPSTDETQSGTLARIIALNKPFITTAPMEGLTSQTIESQGGLLFTNKPTLRQNLIRLASDKQLRTTLSQNLRVYLENVVSWPVVARHYAQSYELARQGKTTHQKIELPVEF is encoded by the coding sequence ATGGCCGTTGCCCCGATCGTGATGATCTCAAGCTATCCGCCGCGACAATGCGGCATCGGGACGTTCTGCGAAGAGGCCCGCGAATTCATCCAGAGGCAGGTCCCGGACCGACCGGTGATCGTCATCAGCCATACCGACGGGCAGGGCGAGGGCGTCATCCCGCTGATCGACATGAGCCAGCGAACCTGGTGGAAACCGGTCGCCGAGAAGGTCCGCGAACTCCAGCCCTACGTGGTTCACATCGAACACGAGTACGGCCTCTACGAATATCACGATGATCGCGGAATCAGCGACAACAACGAAGGCTTCCTCGATCTCCTGGATTCGATCAACGACGTGCCCACCGTGGTCGAGCCACACACCGTCCACGGCCGCCTCACCGACCGCGAAGCCGAGTTCCTCTACGACATGTGCGAGCGGGCCGACGTCGTCCTGTTCAAGTGCTCCTACCAGAAATGGCGCCTCGACTGGAACTTCATGTCGCGAGGATGGCGGGCGCCCAAAAACATCATGATCGTCCCGCACGGCGCGCGGGCCGACCGCTACTGGCCCGAAGAGGAAATCCCGCGCCTCAAGCGTGAACTGGGCCTCGACAAGACCCACCTCTCCGACCATCTGGTCGGCCTCGTCGGCTGGATCCAGTCGAACAAACGCTGGGACATCCTGACCAGCATGTGGGAGCAGATCGTCAAGGAGATCAAGGCCCGGACCGGCGAAAAGTGGGACCTCCTCGCCGCCGGCACCTGGCGCGACCCCAACCACCTGCCCGATTACCAGAAGTACAAGGAGCACATCCAGCTTCTGGAAAAACGCGGCATGGCCCACTACTTCGAATTCGTCCCACGCGGCGAGATCTACTACAAGGTCATGGCGGTCTGCGACATCATCGTGCTGCCCTCGACGGATGAGACGCAGTCGGGCACGCTGGCCCGGATCATCGCCCTGAACAAGCCCTTCATCACCACCGCTCCGATGGAAGGGCTGACCTCCCAGACCATCGAGAGCCAGGGCGGGCTGCTGTTTACCAACAAGCCGACCCTCCGCCAGAACCTGATCCGCCTCGCCTCGGACAAGCAGCTTCGCACCACCCTCTCGCAGAACCTGCGGGTCTACCTCGAAAACGTGGTCAGTTGGCCGGTCGTGGCCAGGCACTACGCCCAGTCGTACGAACTGGCCCGTCAGGGCAAGACGACGCACCAGAAGATCGAACTGCCGGTCGAGTTCTGA
- a CDS encoding DUF1559 domain-containing protein, whose product MRFRTSRSFTLIELLVVVAIIAVLVAILLPALAQAREAVRVTQCKNNLRQLGLAMVVYQGDFKYVPYHFGSLDATFDHVDSERWADRYIVDRRIVICPADPWGGKEMYEGPTFSNPKYNYLEQRWSPVVPCSYWNNLNHWLKWSDRPYLAPMFMLEYSGSPVPDLASGADTAGQECTYIRCMNEGTIRHPGRTSIHLAPSGRVAEYHTSHPNPYEQWLWPEWYRMDLY is encoded by the coding sequence ATGCGTTTCCGGACATCAAGATCATTTACGTTGATCGAGTTGCTGGTGGTGGTGGCGATCATCGCGGTGCTGGTGGCGATCCTGCTTCCGGCGCTGGCGCAGGCGCGTGAGGCGGTACGGGTCACGCAGTGCAAGAACAACCTGCGGCAGTTGGGGTTGGCCATGGTGGTGTACCAGGGGGATTTCAAGTACGTTCCGTACCACTTCGGGTCGTTGGATGCAACGTTCGATCACGTCGATTCGGAGAGGTGGGCGGATCGGTACATCGTGGATCGGCGGATCGTGATTTGTCCGGCTGATCCGTGGGGTGGAAAGGAGATGTATGAGGGTCCGACCTTCAGCAACCCGAAGTACAACTACCTTGAGCAGCGGTGGTCTCCGGTGGTTCCGTGTTCGTACTGGAACAACTTGAATCACTGGCTGAAGTGGTCGGACAGGCCGTACCTGGCTCCAATGTTCATGCTCGAGTACAGCGGAAGCCCTGTTCCGGACCTGGCGTCGGGGGCGGACACCGCGGGCCAGGAGTGCACATACATTCGCTGCATGAACGAAGGCACGATCCGCCATCCGGGGCGGACATCGATCCATCTGGCCCCGTCGGGGCGGGTCGCGGAGTATCACACGTCCCATCCCAACCCGTACGAGCAATGGCTGTGGCCCGAGTGGTATCGGATGGACCTGTATTGA
- a CDS encoding LacI family transcriptional regulator — protein sequence MAKAKVRKVSIYTISRELGVSPATVSRVLNNHPAVSPEVRAQVQEVAERHNYKPRIVSSRVANLCVLVQQYDGHSLDFGAFLAQTLEGIAEYCRHEDLEMSVYSAHLRDLNEADVVRELRRRSADGAVVLRASDRSGYLNQLDEQRFPYFCLFANDGRMSDRLLSIDDEKLAYEAINHLIELGHRRIAILLGATDRAAIHRRLAGYGRAFGEHGLEQDERLVIAADLKHHHGGLQFGFEAVEALLAEGVEFTAVFTTCEFSARGVLAGLYRHRVAVPEEVSVVGFDDFPETAYLCPPLTTVRVPYLQFGYEAARQVHRLVRGLEILVPPSAETELRCELVVRESTGRARNC from the coding sequence ATGGCGAAGGCAAAGGTCAGGAAGGTTTCGATCTACACGATCAGCCGGGAGCTGGGGGTCTCGCCGGCTACGGTTTCGCGGGTGCTGAACAACCACCCGGCGGTCAGCCCTGAGGTGCGGGCTCAGGTGCAGGAGGTGGCGGAGCGGCACAATTATAAGCCCAGGATAGTTAGTAGTAGGGTGGCTAATCTTTGTGTGCTGGTACAGCAGTACGATGGGCACTCATTGGACTTTGGGGCGTTTCTGGCTCAGACGTTGGAAGGGATCGCTGAGTATTGCCGGCATGAGGATTTGGAGATGAGTGTGTACTCGGCCCATCTGCGCGACCTGAATGAAGCCGACGTGGTGCGTGAGCTTCGGCGCCGCAGCGCGGATGGGGCGGTCGTGCTTCGGGCCTCGGATCGCAGCGGGTATCTGAATCAGCTCGATGAGCAGCGGTTTCCGTATTTTTGTTTGTTCGCCAACGATGGCCGAATGTCCGACCGGCTGTTGAGCATCGACGACGAGAAGCTGGCGTATGAGGCGATCAACCATCTGATTGAGTTGGGTCATCGGCGGATCGCCATCCTGCTCGGGGCGACGGATCGTGCGGCGATTCACCGGAGGCTGGCGGGTTATGGTCGGGCGTTTGGCGAACACGGGCTGGAGCAGGACGAGCGGCTTGTGATCGCGGCTGACTTGAAGCACCATCACGGCGGGTTGCAGTTCGGGTTTGAAGCGGTCGAGGCTCTGCTGGCTGAGGGCGTGGAGTTCACAGCCGTCTTTACCACGTGCGAATTCAGCGCGCGCGGCGTCCTGGCGGGCCTCTATCGGCATCGGGTCGCGGTGCCGGAGGAGGTCAGCGTGGTCGGGTTCGACGATTTCCCGGAGACCGCGTATCTGTGTCCGCCTCTGACCACGGTGCGGGTTCCGTACCTTCAGTTCGGCTACGAAGCGGCGCGGCAGGTTCACCGGCTGGTTCGCGGACTTGAGATTCTGGTGCCGCCGAGCGCCGAGACCGAGCTTCGATGCGAACTGGTGGTTCGCGAGAGCACGGGAAGGGCGAGGAATTGCTGA
- a CDS encoding tetratricopeptide repeat protein, with product MVRHVSGIRIVAILVAVALVGVGGCPIQIGKRGSSKPRMSESARQSWDNAPDTLLHEAVRRKEPVAVTELLNGGTEVDVRGRHGMTSLHLAALHGYDTMVEELLDRGALINRREYTADMTPLHVASAAGETEVVRTLLARGANASLKDRYGQTPEQAADTMAGRRRRPPVPARSSASFDPRAIVYFGYWTEMPRFVRFSGLRIGFVVAGGRYIVTAAHCVEDREPKDAQVLRVRLRVVSPFHGDLFEAKVVAVDRENDVAVLEPAWSGHPSLALGSQEQMQAASQMVIAGYPPSQVVDGSLQIAREVYLEQIPVWRVNVTGKASAITLQGGRYAGPGWSGSPILLPQSDIVVGVFGKHHYYERDGVVLLHQLKGAPVGTVHDLLKRLASSSDARPATVPAPPTDAAECFSYILKVFASLSNRDESELAQGRELMKCRPESVPVRLFVTNAISTDEMDELTTQLVESALREALELSPGDPEVHYSLGQSYLRTERKQEALEHFCTACRLDPTHLPAAIHQMDLLVEDRAAEAEQLARDRLERFPDHPALLYELAGALEKLDRLEEALAASERAACLGPDRDHRLRYADLLARNGRYAAADRQYHKALEGHDCGRCWRRYLNFLVKHQPQRLNDLRDALAKVEHFRQCGPLKESEIEELRKKVAALTDTATQPASTQPTDRPG from the coding sequence ATGGTGCGACACGTCAGCGGAATCCGAATAGTGGCAATCCTGGTAGCGGTCGCTCTGGTTGGTGTCGGCGGGTGTCCGATCCAGATCGGCAAGCGTGGCTCGTCCAAGCCCAGAATGTCCGAGTCCGCCCGCCAGTCCTGGGACAACGCACCCGACACGCTCCTGCACGAAGCGGTTCGCAGGAAAGAGCCCGTGGCAGTGACTGAACTGCTCAATGGGGGAACAGAAGTGGACGTCCGCGGACGCCACGGCATGACTTCGCTCCACCTGGCCGCCCTGCACGGCTATGACACGATGGTGGAGGAACTGCTTGACCGTGGAGCTTTGATCAATAGGCGGGAATACACCGCCGATATGACACCGCTGCACGTGGCCTCGGCGGCGGGAGAAACCGAAGTGGTCCGGACACTGCTGGCCCGAGGCGCGAATGCCTCGCTGAAGGACCGATACGGTCAGACCCCCGAACAGGCGGCAGACACCATGGCGGGCCGCCGTCGGCGCCCGCCGGTGCCCGCCCGGAGTAGTGCCAGTTTCGATCCGCGAGCCATCGTCTACTTCGGCTACTGGACTGAGATGCCGCGATTCGTCAGATTCAGCGGTCTGCGGATCGGGTTTGTCGTCGCCGGGGGCCGCTACATCGTGACCGCCGCCCACTGCGTCGAAGATCGCGAGCCGAAGGATGCTCAGGTTCTGCGGGTCCGGCTGCGGGTTGTCAGCCCATTCCACGGCGATCTCTTCGAGGCGAAGGTTGTTGCGGTGGACCGCGAAAACGACGTGGCCGTGCTGGAGCCAGCCTGGTCGGGCCACCCCTCGCTGGCCCTCGGTTCGCAGGAGCAGATGCAGGCCGCTTCGCAGATGGTGATTGCTGGTTACCCGCCGTCTCAGGTGGTGGACGGCTCTCTACAAATTGCGCGTGAGGTCTATCTCGAACAGATACCCGTTTGGCGGGTGAATGTAACCGGCAAGGCGTCGGCGATCACCCTGCAGGGAGGACGCTACGCGGGACCCGGATGGAGCGGCTCGCCTATCCTGTTGCCTCAAAGCGACATCGTAGTCGGGGTCTTTGGGAAACATCACTACTATGAGCGTGACGGCGTCGTACTGCTCCACCAGCTCAAAGGCGCTCCGGTTGGTACGGTCCATGATCTTCTCAAGAGATTGGCAAGCAGTTCGGATGCGCGGCCGGCGACTGTCCCCGCGCCTCCGACGGATGCGGCGGAGTGTTTCTCGTACATTCTGAAAGTCTTCGCGTCGCTTTCAAACCGTGACGAATCGGAACTCGCCCAAGGTCGCGAATTGATGAAGTGTCGTCCCGAGTCTGTTCCCGTTCGCCTCTTCGTGACCAACGCGATTTCCACCGACGAGATGGATGAACTGACGACGCAGCTGGTTGAGAGTGCTCTCAGGGAGGCCCTCGAGCTTTCGCCGGGCGACCCGGAGGTGCACTACTCCCTGGGCCAATCCTATCTGCGGACGGAACGCAAGCAGGAGGCGCTCGAGCACTTCTGCACGGCCTGCCGTCTTGATCCGACCCACCTTCCGGCCGCGATCCATCAGATGGACCTTCTCGTTGAGGACCGCGCGGCTGAGGCTGAACAACTCGCCCGCGACCGACTCGAGCGATTCCCCGACCATCCCGCACTCCTGTACGAATTGGCCGGCGCCCTGGAAAAGCTGGATCGCCTTGAGGAGGCCCTGGCGGCGTCCGAAAGGGCGGCATGTCTCGGTCCTGACAGAGATCACCGCCTCCGTTACGCCGACCTACTCGCGCGCAACGGGCGATACGCCGCTGCGGATCGGCAGTACCACAAGGCCCTTGAGGGACATGACTGCGGACGTTGTTGGCGCCGTTACCTGAATTTTCTGGTGAAGCATCAGCCCCAGCGGCTCAATGATTTGCGGGATGCCCTGGCCAAGGTCGAGCATTTCAGGCAGTGCGGCCCTCTCAAGGAGAGTGAGATTGAGGAACTCCGCAAGAAGGTTGCCGCCCTCACCGACACGGCTACGCAACCGGCCAGCACGCAGCCGACCGACAGACCGGGTTGA